From the genome of Hyperolius riggenbachi isolate aHypRig1 chromosome 9, aHypRig1.pri, whole genome shotgun sequence, one region includes:
- the LOC137533587 gene encoding piggyBac transposable element-derived protein 4-like, with protein MASKRASSAKAVLQLQESDSELDALDASDSESWQSSSSDAESDSGEDSSLDVRDVRTWCAIDCSTPQAPPPRFPFTGSSGLKVEVEGSDPLTYLKLFLTADVIDKIVSETNRYAEQQMATSHLRCSRVRAWEPVTSDVIWQFLCLIILQGVVGKPMQKMYWSTNHLLATPFFGCVMSEYKFSLIMKFLHFTNNEEYDENTHPAPKLRKIWDVSQLILRNFKQTYVPERDISIDESLMAYKGRLSWIQYIASKRARFGIKSYRLCESSSGYIWNAVIYTGKGTTFSETFRSYGLATSSVLTLLEPLLNQGYCVTTDNFYTSPELIEVLLHNRTDCYGTVRPNRRDMPTSFGAKKLKPGDIVAWQKGKILALRWRDKKDVCLMSTVHNTATVTVHTRGGKEVVKPQLVLDYNNTMGGVDKSDQETTFYPAMRKQQKKYYKKIFRHLLEQCLWNSYVLFKFMLTLFGKLWSPYLLHTKVHPQRRGDLDVMVLEW; from the coding sequence ATGGCGTCCAAGCGTGCGTCCAGCGCAAAAGCTGTTCTTCAGCTGCAGGAAAGTGACAGCGAACTTGACGCACTTGATGCAAGCGATAGCGAATCCTGGCAAAGTTCGTCGTCTGATGCTGAAAGCGACAGCGGTGAGGATTCGTCGCTTGATGTCCGAGATGTGCGCACCTGGTGCGCAATTGATTGCAGTACGCCTCAAGCTCCGCCGCCGAGATTCCCATTCACTGGTTCATCAGGTTTGAAGGTGGAGGTGGAAGGCAGCGACCCCTTGACGTACCTGAAATTGTTTCTGACAGCTGACGTCATCGACAAAATTGTTTCTGAGACAAACAGGTACGCAGAGCAGCAAATGGCGACTTCACATCTGAGGTGTTCCAGAGTCAGAGCATGGGAACCGGTGACCTCAGATGTCATTTGGCAGTTCCTGTGCCTAATCATCTTACAAGGAGTTGTGGGGAAACCAATGCAGAAAATGTATTGGTCCACCAATCATTTACTGGCTACTCCTTTCTTTGGATGCGTCATGTCGGAATATAAATTTTCTTTGATTATGAAGTTCCTACATTTTACAAATAACGAGGAATATGACGAAAACACACATCCGGCACCGAAACTTCGTAAAATTTGGGATGTAAGCCAACTTATACTGAGGAACTTCAAGCAGACCTATGTGCCTGAGCGAGACATCAGCATCGATgaaagcctcatggcatataaAGGACGGCTCAGCTGGATACAATATATTGCGTCTAAAAGGGCACGATTTGGGATAAAATCTTATCGCCTGTGTGAATCCAGCTCTGGATATATATGGAATGCCGTTATCTACACAGGAAAGGGGACAACATTTAGCGAGACTTTCCGCAGCTATGGTCTGGCCACGTCCTCTGTCCTGACACTTCTCGAGCCACTTCTAAATCAGGGCTACTGTGTCACAACCGACAATTTTTATACCTCTCCTGAGCTAATTGAGGTCCTTTTGCATAACCGAACTGATTGCTATGGCACAGTTAGGCCTAACAGGCGCGACATGCCAACGTCATTTGGCGCCAAAAAGCTTAAGCCTGGAGACATTGTGGCCTGGCAAAAAGGCAAAATTCTGGCGCTGAGATGGCGGGACAAAAAAGACGTGTGTCTGATGAGCACCGTGCACAATACCGCCACAGTGACAGTCCACACAAGAGGTGGGAAAGAGGTCGTCAAACCACAGCTTGTGTTGGATTACAACAACACTATGGGAGGCGTGGACAAATCTGACCAGGAGACCACCTTCTATCCAGCGATGcggaaacaacaaaaaaaatattataagaaAATTTTTCGGCATCTTCTGGAGCAGTGTCTTTGGAACTCCTATGTGCTCTTCAAATTCATGCTGACTTTATTTGGAAAGTTGTGGAGTCCATATTTGTTACACACCAAAGTTCACCCACAGCGGCGAGGAGACCTGGACGTCATGGTGCTGGAGTGGTAA